In Labilibaculum sp. DW002, one DNA window encodes the following:
- a CDS encoding aminoacyl-histidine dipeptidase, producing MKRILSELQPTEIWNHFEDICQVPRPSKKEAKIIEFLMDFGKKHNLDTKRDEIGNVLISKPATPGKENIKTIVLQSHMDMVCEKNSETDHDFEKDPIVPWIDNGWVKAKGTTLGADDGIGMAAEMALLTSTDIEHGPIECLFTVDEETGLSGAFALQPDFFKGNILLNLDSEDEGELFIGCAGGIDTIASMDYKQEEIPKDHFPIRIEVKGLLGGHSGDEINKGRGNSNKILNRFLWQINKKYDIRIADFNGGNLRNAIPREAYAIITLPSKFKENVRVDLNIYAADMEEVWSVSEPKLKISLESTDVPKFVIDKECSSNFMDAIYACPHGVFAMSSKMPGMVETSTNLASVKFSDDNKILITTSQRSDVDSEKYNIAQMVGISLTMANAKIEHTDGYPGWAPNPNSKILDVAVDSYKNLFGKDPIVRSIHAGLECGLFLEKYPNMDMISFGPTLRDVHSPDERINIETVDKFWKHLIDVIKNIPSN from the coding sequence CTAAAATCATCGAATTCCTTATGGATTTCGGAAAAAAGCACAATCTAGATACTAAAAGAGATGAGATTGGCAATGTGTTAATCAGTAAACCTGCTACACCGGGAAAAGAAAATATAAAAACTATAGTTCTGCAATCGCATATGGACATGGTCTGTGAAAAAAACAGTGAAACAGATCATGATTTCGAGAAGGATCCTATTGTTCCATGGATTGATAATGGTTGGGTTAAAGCCAAAGGCACGACCTTAGGTGCTGATGACGGCATAGGTATGGCCGCAGAAATGGCTCTACTAACCTCAACAGACATTGAACACGGACCTATTGAGTGCTTGTTTACGGTGGATGAAGAAACTGGACTCTCTGGAGCTTTTGCCTTACAGCCTGATTTCTTTAAAGGAAATATACTCTTAAACCTAGATTCGGAAGATGAAGGGGAACTATTTATTGGTTGTGCTGGAGGTATTGATACAATTGCCAGTATGGATTACAAACAAGAAGAAATTCCTAAAGACCACTTCCCTATTCGCATTGAAGTAAAAGGTCTTCTTGGAGGACACTCTGGTGATGAAATCAACAAAGGTCGTGGGAACTCCAATAAAATCCTAAATCGTTTTCTTTGGCAAATAAACAAAAAATACGACATTCGAATAGCAGATTTTAATGGTGGAAACCTAAGAAATGCAATACCTCGTGAAGCTTATGCCATAATTACCTTACCTTCTAAATTTAAAGAGAACGTAAGAGTAGATTTAAACATCTATGCAGCAGATATGGAAGAAGTATGGAGTGTAAGTGAGCCGAAACTTAAAATAAGTCTTGAATCTACAGATGTTCCAAAGTTCGTTATAGATAAAGAATGCTCTTCCAATTTTATGGATGCGATTTATGCCTGTCCACATGGTGTATTTGCAATGAGCTCAAAAATGCCTGGCATGGTTGAAACTTCAACAAATCTTGCATCTGTAAAATTTTCGGATGATAACAAGATCCTTATCACCACTTCACAAAGAAGTGATGTTGATAGTGAAAAGTACAATATTGCACAAATGGTTGGCATATCATTAACCATGGCCAATGCAAAAATAGAACATACAGATGGATACCCAGGATGGGCTCCTAATCCTAATTCTAAAATATTAGATGTGGCAGTTGACTCCTATAAAAATCTATTTGGAAAAGATCCTATTGTTCGTTCTATCCACGCAGGACTTGAATGTGGTTTATTTCTAGAAAAATATCCTAACATGGATATGATTTCTTTTGGTCCAACTTTAAGAGATGTGCATTCTCCTGATGAAAGAATTAATATTGAAACGGTTGATAAATTTTGGAAACATTTAATTGATGTGATCAAAAACATACCAAGTAATTAA
- a CDS encoding OadG family protein, whose amino-acid sequence MSYINLLSIGSQGGWTIAIVGYSIVFIALVLLVIVFINLPKLLQLNLRKKLVKAR is encoded by the coding sequence ATGAGTTATATCAATTTATTATCGATTGGAAGTCAGGGAGGATGGACAATTGCTATCGTAGGTTACTCAATTGTATTTATTGCATTGGTACTACTTGTTATTGTTTTTATCAACTTACCTAAATTATTACAGCTTAACTTGAGAAAGAAGCTTGTGAAAGCAAGGTAA
- a CDS encoding (2Fe-2S)-binding protein yields MRDIVCNCQMVDRKSIDKAIHEKNATTIEEIRRYTGANTGCGKCISYINSILDTEVPKVTQKIDKTQASKFKLW; encoded by the coding sequence ATGAGAGATATCGTTTGTAATTGTCAAATGGTTGACAGAAAATCTATAGATAAAGCAATTCACGAGAAGAATGCTACCACTATTGAAGAAATTCGCAGGTACACAGGAGCAAATACTGGTTGTGGAAAATGCATTAGCTATATTAATAGCATATTAGATACAGAAGTCCCAAAAGTGACACAAAAAATAGATAAAACACAAGCTAGTAAATTCAAGCTTTGGTAA
- a CDS encoding acyl-CoA carboxylase subunit beta, with amino-acid sequence MASQDKIKKLIDLRAEAKLGGGEKRIVSQHKKGKCTARERIDMLLDEGSFEEFDMFVTHRCTNFGMEKTKFLGDGVVTGQGTVDGRLIFVFSQDFTVFGGSLSETFAQKICKVMDMAMKVGAPCIGLNDSGGARIQEGVTALAGYAEIFQRNIMASGVIPQISAIFGPCAGGAVYSPALTDFIMMTEEKSYMFVTGPKVVKTVTGEDITTEDLGGAHMHASKSGVSHFKLEDEEEGIMIIRKLLSFMPSNNLEEPPLADCNDPIDRMEDVLNEIIPENPNMPYDMKDVIYSMVDNAEFLEVHRHYAKNILVGFSRMGGMPVGIVANQPNFLAGVLDIESSRKAARFIRFCDCFNIPILTLVDVPGFLPGSGQEFGGIITHGAKLMFAYGEATVPKVTITLRKSYGGAHDVMSCKQLRGDLNYAWPSAEIAVMGAKGAIEVLHGRKMMELSDDEKVAFINEQEIEYNEKFANPYNAASYGYIDDVIEPRNTRFRVIRAFQSLQTKKQSNPAKKHSNIPL; translated from the coding sequence ATGGCTAGTCAGGATAAAATTAAGAAGTTAATTGACTTAAGAGCTGAAGCTAAACTTGGCGGAGGTGAGAAGCGTATTGTATCTCAGCACAAGAAAGGTAAGTGTACTGCTCGTGAAAGAATCGATATGCTTTTGGATGAAGGTAGTTTCGAGGAATTCGATATGTTTGTAACACATCGTTGTACCAATTTTGGTATGGAGAAAACTAAATTCTTAGGCGATGGTGTTGTTACAGGTCAAGGAACTGTAGATGGACGTTTAATTTTTGTGTTCTCTCAGGATTTCACAGTATTTGGTGGTTCTTTATCGGAAACCTTTGCACAAAAGATTTGCAAGGTGATGGATATGGCAATGAAAGTTGGAGCACCTTGTATTGGATTGAATGATTCAGGAGGAGCTCGTATTCAGGAGGGTGTTACTGCTCTAGCTGGTTATGCTGAGATTTTCCAGAGAAATATTATGGCGTCTGGTGTTATTCCTCAGATTTCTGCAATTTTTGGTCCTTGTGCTGGTGGAGCCGTTTATTCTCCTGCATTAACTGACTTTATCATGATGACTGAAGAAAAGTCATACATGTTTGTTACCGGTCCTAAGGTTGTAAAAACTGTGACTGGTGAAGATATTACAACTGAAGACTTGGGTGGTGCTCATATGCACGCATCTAAATCAGGTGTTTCTCACTTCAAATTGGAAGATGAAGAAGAAGGAATCATGATTATTCGTAAGTTGTTATCTTTCATGCCTTCTAATAATCTTGAAGAGCCACCATTGGCGGATTGTAATGATCCAATCGATAGAATGGAAGATGTGTTGAACGAGATTATTCCTGAGAATCCTAACATGCCTTACGATATGAAGGATGTTATTTATTCTATGGTTGATAATGCTGAGTTCTTAGAAGTTCACCGTCACTATGCAAAGAATATTCTTGTAGGTTTCTCAAGAATGGGTGGTATGCCAGTAGGTATTGTTGCCAATCAGCCTAACTTCCTTGCAGGTGTTTTAGATATTGAATCTTCAAGAAAAGCAGCTCGTTTTATCCGCTTCTGTGACTGTTTTAATATTCCTATTCTTACTTTAGTTGACGTTCCAGGATTCCTTCCGGGATCAGGTCAGGAGTTTGGTGGTATCATTACTCATGGTGCGAAATTAATGTTCGCTTATGGTGAGGCTACTGTTCCTAAAGTAACTATCACTCTACGTAAATCTTATGGTGGTGCTCACGATGTAATGTCTTGTAAGCAATTACGTGGTGACCTTAACTACGCTTGGCCTTCAGCTGAAATTGCAGTAATGGGAGCTAAAGGTGCTATCGAGGTACTACATGGTAGAAAAATGATGGAACTTAGCGATGATGAGAAAGTTGCTTTCATCAATGAGCAAGAAATTGAGTATAACGAGAAATTTGCTAACCCATACAATGCAGCTTCATATGGTTACATTGATGATGTGATTGAGCCTCGTAATACACGTTTTAGAGTGATTCGTGCATTCCAGTCTTTACAGACTAAGAAGCAGAGTAATCCAGCTAAAAAGCATTCAAACATTCCATTGTAA
- a CDS encoding biotin/lipoyl-containing protein, with product MKKFKFTIKGQDFDVDIKEIEGSNAQIEVNGTVYDVEIHAEEKASKTPQLIRKPVVNKPGEGQIKKTAGGVSIKAPLPGTIIKVDVAVGDSINAGDTLLVMEAMKMENNVLAEKPGTVKAIKVNVGDAVLQDDVLIEIG from the coding sequence ATGAAAAAGTTCAAATTTACTATAAAAGGACAGGATTTCGATGTTGATATCAAAGAGATCGAAGGTTCAAATGCTCAAATTGAAGTAAACGGTACTGTTTACGATGTTGAGATTCATGCAGAAGAAAAAGCTTCTAAAACGCCTCAGTTGATTCGTAAGCCTGTCGTTAATAAGCCAGGTGAAGGTCAGATTAAAAAAACTGCAGGTGGTGTTAGTATTAAAGCTCCTCTTCCAGGAACTATCATTAAAGTTGACGTTGCCGTAGGTGACTCAATTAATGCTGGTGATACTTTACTTGTAATGGAAGCCATGAAAATGGAAAATAACGTACTGGCTGAAAAGCCTGGTACAGTTAAAGCTATTAAAGTAAATGTGGGAGATGCAGTACTTCAGGATGATGTACTTATTGAAATTGGGTAA
- a CDS encoding sodium ion-translocating decarboxylase subunit beta codes for MRKLYSMVFSMILLMGLAFSAIAQDSSDTAAKLTTGKWVNHEDGYVPNPIGISDKTVKRYKTFEFKGDHTFIMDSVKQRFSGSWKTEGENVIIIFKPKTVTHLFKNSDPNSGSNAYSTTKEVLNLGTRIAKVDGDMLKFANPLLNCAHESDAVVGLKNFYEFTGFANVTPGHLLMMLIGIFFIFLAIKYDYEPLLLIPIGTGILIGNIPMFQAVDFNLKLGVYEPGSVMNLLYSGVLQGWYPPLIFLGIGAMTDFSSLISNPRLMILGAAAQIGIFATFLGALWMGFAPPEAGAIGIIGGADGPTAIFLSSKLANGMNVMANGETVKNLIGPIAIAAYSYMALVPVIQPPIINLLTTKKERKIKMKAPRAVTRLEKIMFPIIGLLLTAYISPTSVPLLGMLFFGNLLKESTVTNRLAETASNALINIITILLGVTVGASTQADVFLTADSILIFGLGAASFIVATAGGVIFAKVMNIFSPKDRPINPMIGAAGVSAVPDSARVVQVMGLENDPTNHLLMHAMAPNVSGVIGSAVGAGILLSFLM; via the coding sequence ATGAGAAAACTTTATTCAATGGTATTCTCTATGATCTTGTTGATGGGGCTTGCTTTTAGCGCCATCGCCCAAGATTCATCGGATACCGCAGCAAAACTAACAACTGGGAAATGGGTAAATCATGAAGATGGTTATGTACCTAACCCAATTGGAATATCTGATAAAACAGTAAAACGTTATAAGACATTTGAGTTTAAAGGAGATCATACTTTTATTATGGACTCGGTTAAACAACGTTTTAGTGGGAGTTGGAAAACCGAAGGTGAAAATGTAATTATTATATTTAAGCCTAAGACTGTAACTCACCTATTTAAAAATAGTGATCCAAATTCTGGATCAAATGCTTACAGTACAACTAAAGAAGTACTTAATCTTGGTACACGTATAGCCAAGGTTGATGGTGATATGCTTAAGTTCGCTAACCCTTTACTTAATTGTGCACATGAATCAGATGCTGTTGTAGGATTGAAAAATTTCTATGAATTTACTGGTTTTGCTAATGTAACACCTGGTCACTTGTTGATGATGTTGATTGGTATCTTCTTTATTTTCTTAGCGATTAAGTATGACTACGAGCCATTATTATTGATTCCTATTGGAACAGGTATCTTGATTGGTAATATTCCAATGTTCCAAGCAGTAGACTTTAACTTGAAGTTAGGTGTTTACGAGCCAGGTTCAGTAATGAATCTACTATATTCAGGTGTATTGCAAGGATGGTATCCTCCTTTGATTTTCTTAGGAATTGGTGCTATGACAGACTTCTCTTCATTAATTTCAAACCCACGTTTGATGATTCTTGGAGCAGCAGCTCAGATTGGTATCTTTGCAACATTCCTAGGTGCTCTTTGGATGGGCTTTGCTCCACCAGAGGCAGGTGCGATTGGAATTATTGGTGGTGCTGATGGTCCTACGGCTATCTTCTTGTCATCAAAACTTGCCAATGGTATGAATGTGATGGCAAATGGAGAAACGGTGAAGAACTTGATCGGACCTATCGCGATTGCGGCTTATTCGTATATGGCTTTGGTTCCTGTAATTCAACCTCCAATTATTAACTTGTTGACAACTAAAAAGGAAAGAAAGATTAAGATGAAAGCGCCTCGTGCGGTAACTCGTCTTGAAAAAATCATGTTCCCAATTATTGGTTTGTTATTAACAGCTTATATCTCACCAACTTCGGTGCCATTGTTGGGTATGTTATTCTTTGGTAATCTACTTAAAGAATCTACAGTGACTAACCGTTTGGCTGAAACTGCTAGTAATGCATTGATTAACATTATTACAATTCTATTGGGTGTAACAGTAGGTGCTTCAACTCAGGCTGATGTATTCTTAACTGCTGACTCAATCTTAATCTTCGGATTGGGAGCTGCATCATTTATTGTTGCAACAGCTGGTGGTGTAATCTTTGCTAAGGTTATGAACATCTTCTCGCCAAAAGATCGTCCTATCAATCCTATGATTGGTGCGGCTGGTGTATCTGCTGTTCCTGATAGTGCTCGTGTAGTACAGGTGATGGGATTGGAGAATGATCCAACTAACCACTTGTTGATGCATGCAATGGCGCCTAACGTATCTGGTGTTATTGGTTCGGCAGTAGGAGCTGGTATTCTATTGAGTTTCTTGATGTAA
- the mce gene encoding methylmalonyl-CoA epimerase, with amino-acid sequence MKPTHIEHIGIAVKSLEEAIPFYEKVLGLECYAIEEVVDQKVKTAFFKVGDVKIELLESTDPEGPIGKFVEKTGGGMHHLAFAVEDVQEALNDAAEAGCQLIDKTPRGGAEGLKIGFMHPKSTQRVLTELCGNK; translated from the coding sequence ATGAAACCGACACATATTGAGCACATCGGAATTGCTGTTAAAAGCTTAGAAGAAGCTATTCCATTTTACGAGAAAGTATTAGGATTAGAGTGTTATGCTATTGAAGAAGTAGTTGATCAGAAAGTGAAGACTGCGTTTTTCAAAGTAGGAGATGTAAAAATCGAATTGCTTGAGTCTACTGATCCAGAAGGACCAATTGGTAAATTCGTAGAGAAGACTGGTGGCGGAATGCATCACTTAGCATTTGCTGTAGAAGATGTTCAAGAAGCGTTGAATGATGCTGCAGAAGCAGGATGTCAATTGATCGATAAGACACCTCGTGGTGGAGCTGAAGGTTTGAAGATTGGTTTCATGCACCCTAAGTCAACTCAGAGAGTTTTGACTGAACTTTGTGGTAATAAATAA
- a CDS encoding HD domain-containing protein, with amino-acid sequence MREEVYNNIEAWFENYVAGFESEIEEIGTNIELKKNHSFRVSELITELSEEWELDEADLILARIAGLLHDLGRFEQLIKYGTFSDTEQINHIQLGISTLEENNLLSELSDEESKIVIDSIQNHNETLLPKSISPTSLPFVKLVRDADKIDILHIVANYYSNNKQGSNKRLEMELSDKHDISKKVFQSIINEKVVDYKDVMTLNDLKLQQMSLIFDLNSKKSFKIISEKTYLKQIFETMPKKDEVIDTYRQMKIFLENQL; translated from the coding sequence GTGAGGGAAGAGGTTTACAATAATATCGAAGCATGGTTTGAAAACTATGTTGCTGGATTTGAAAGTGAGATTGAAGAAATTGGGACGAATATCGAATTGAAAAAGAATCATTCTTTCAGAGTTTCGGAATTGATCACTGAACTATCGGAAGAGTGGGAGCTTGATGAAGCAGATCTTATTTTAGCTAGAATAGCAGGACTGTTGCATGACCTTGGTCGCTTTGAACAGTTGATTAAATATGGAACTTTCTCTGATACAGAGCAAATCAATCATATACAGCTAGGAATTTCGACACTGGAAGAGAACAATCTGCTATCGGAATTGAGTGATGAAGAATCTAAAATTGTAATTGATAGCATTCAAAACCATAACGAAACTTTATTGCCAAAGTCTATTAGCCCAACTAGTCTTCCATTTGTTAAACTTGTTAGAGATGCTGATAAAATTGACATCCTTCACATTGTTGCGAACTACTACTCTAATAATAAGCAAGGGAGCAACAAAAGACTTGAAATGGAATTGAGTGATAAACATGATATTTCTAAAAAAGTATTTCAAAGTATCATTAATGAAAAAGTTGTTGACTATAAAGATGTAATGACCTTAAACGATCTTAAACTTCAACAAATGTCATTAATCTTTGATCTTAATTCCAAAAAAAGTTTCAAAATCATAAGTGAAAAGACCTACTTGAAGCAGATTTTTGAAACAATGCCTAAAAAAGATGAAGTCATTGACACCTACAGACAAATGAAAATCTTTTTAGAAAATCAATTATAG
- a CDS encoding aldolase/citrate lyase family protein: MKLVKRLGEAGNSNSKSKGDCHVKIEVKEAEGIDFVLNSKVKVFYASSIEQLCRSVLVFFNIKNALVEINDNGALPYVLAARIEAAVKAIMQTDKDFLLDLIPENNYQSTKRHFRLSRLYLPGNTPYMMLNAGIHQPNAIILDLEDSVSIQKKDEARILVRNALRSQNFYGVERMVRINQGQRGVEDLSYLIPHNVHLILIPKCETVDGVLLVEKEIARLKERHAIVHDIYLMPIIESALGVENAFEIASSSLNIAAMAIGLEDYTADIGVQRSEGAIESLYARMRIVNACNAANIQPIDSVFSDVADMEALALNVKRSKELGFQGMGCIHPRQISVIHENFAPDKKEIEKAKKIILAFDEAERNKIAVVSIGSKMIDPPVVKRQLKILELAIEMKLVPVNWRDCDEA, encoded by the coding sequence ATGAAACTTGTAAAACGTCTAGGTGAAGCAGGAAATAGTAATTCGAAGAGTAAAGGGGATTGTCATGTTAAGATTGAAGTAAAAGAAGCAGAAGGAATTGATTTTGTTTTAAATTCTAAAGTAAAGGTTTTTTATGCTTCGTCAATAGAACAACTGTGTCGTTCTGTTTTGGTTTTTTTCAATATTAAAAATGCCCTTGTAGAAATAAATGACAATGGTGCCTTACCCTATGTTTTAGCGGCAAGAATAGAAGCTGCGGTAAAAGCAATAATGCAAACAGACAAGGATTTTTTGTTGGATCTTATCCCTGAAAATAATTATCAATCTACGAAACGACATTTTAGACTATCTCGCCTATATTTACCGGGTAACACGCCCTATATGATGTTGAATGCTGGTATTCATCAACCCAACGCAATTATTTTAGATTTAGAGGATTCAGTATCAATCCAAAAAAAGGATGAAGCCCGAATTTTAGTCCGAAATGCCTTACGCTCACAAAACTTTTATGGCGTAGAAAGAATGGTTCGAATAAATCAAGGACAAAGAGGTGTCGAAGATTTGTCCTATCTGATTCCTCACAATGTTCATCTGATTTTAATTCCGAAATGTGAAACCGTTGATGGCGTTCTTCTTGTCGAAAAAGAAATAGCAAGATTAAAAGAACGTCATGCGATTGTGCATGATATTTACTTAATGCCAATTATTGAAAGTGCTCTTGGGGTTGAGAATGCCTTTGAAATAGCTTCGTCATCATTAAACATAGCTGCAATGGCAATTGGTTTGGAAGATTATACAGCTGATATAGGAGTACAAAGATCTGAAGGTGCTATAGAGTCCCTATATGCAAGAATGCGCATTGTAAATGCATGTAATGCAGCGAATATTCAGCCTATAGATTCTGTGTTTTCAGATGTTGCGGACATGGAAGCTTTGGCTTTAAATGTTAAAAGATCAAAGGAATTGGGTTTTCAAGGAATGGGATGCATTCATCCAAGACAGATTTCAGTGATTCATGAAAATTTTGCTCCTGACAAGAAGGAGATTGAAAAAGCTAAAAAAATCATTCTGGCTTTCGATGAAGCGGAAAGAAATAAAATTGCAGTCGTTTCAATCGGGAGTAAGATGATTGATCCTCCTGTCGTAAAAAGGCAGCTTAAAATTCTTGAATTGGCTATTGAGATGAAATTGGTACCTGTAAATTGGAGGGATTGTGATGAAGCATAG
- a CDS encoding citrate lyase subunit alpha, whose translation MKHRMVENAIGRFVPTEINGEKVMPFMGVGNYMPSGRKYNASISSSVSFPSDGNKQVKSLKGALIKAGLSDGMVISTHHHFRDGDLIANLVFDIAHELGVKGLVWFPSASFPCHQHLIKYLEDGTISRIEGSMNGPLGRFCSEGKMNGVAVLRSHGGRYQAIQDGEVNIDIAIIGAACADSFGNANGLRGNSASGLLGFALADSQYADKVIVLTDNMIRFPCIPWQIQGNFVDYTVEIEQIGIPERIVSGTTQITKSPDRLFIAELTAKFCDEVGIITEGFSFQAGAGGTSLAIAEYFAQIMRRKGVKARFARGGSNKYLVQMLEEGIVEYILDGQTFDLEGVRSMRENSNHVWTSPFTSYNYHGKGNFAGMVDVAILGATEVDVDFNANVVTHSDGYLLHGIGGWQNCLFSKTVILPIPLFRNRIPVVRDRVTTLCGPGELIDVIVTERGIAINPLRKDLLEKIKETDLPIKTIDELKEEAEMICGKMDSIQLSDEIVAAIKWVDGTLIDVVRKVKA comes from the coding sequence ATGAAGCATAGAATGGTTGAAAATGCGATAGGTAGATTTGTGCCAACTGAAATAAATGGTGAGAAGGTAATGCCGTTTATGGGAGTTGGGAATTACATGCCAAGTGGAAGAAAATACAATGCATCTATATCTTCTAGTGTAAGTTTTCCTTCCGATGGCAACAAGCAAGTGAAATCTTTAAAAGGAGCATTAATTAAAGCAGGACTATCCGACGGAATGGTGATTTCGACGCATCATCATTTTCGGGATGGTGACCTGATTGCTAATTTGGTATTTGATATTGCGCATGAATTGGGAGTTAAAGGATTAGTTTGGTTTCCATCTGCATCTTTCCCATGTCATCAGCATTTAATTAAGTACCTCGAAGATGGAACCATTTCACGAATAGAGGGAAGTATGAATGGTCCATTGGGACGATTTTGTTCTGAAGGTAAAATGAATGGAGTTGCAGTTCTTCGCTCACATGGAGGCCGTTATCAGGCGATTCAAGATGGTGAAGTAAACATTGATATTGCAATAATTGGAGCAGCTTGTGCCGATTCATTTGGTAATGCAAATGGTTTAAGAGGAAATTCAGCCTCAGGTTTATTAGGTTTCGCTCTTGCGGATTCTCAATATGCTGATAAAGTAATTGTCCTTACTGATAATATGATTCGGTTTCCATGTATTCCTTGGCAAATTCAGGGGAATTTTGTTGATTATACAGTTGAAATAGAACAGATCGGTATTCCTGAAAGAATCGTTTCAGGTACAACTCAAATAACAAAAAGCCCAGATCGTTTGTTTATTGCTGAGCTAACGGCAAAATTTTGTGATGAAGTTGGAATTATAACAGAAGGATTTTCTTTTCAAGCAGGAGCGGGTGGTACATCATTGGCAATTGCGGAGTATTTTGCTCAGATAATGAGGAGAAAGGGTGTGAAAGCAAGGTTTGCAAGAGGAGGTAGCAATAAATACTTGGTGCAAATGCTCGAGGAGGGGATTGTAGAATATATTTTAGATGGACAAACTTTTGATTTAGAGGGCGTACGTTCAATGAGAGAAAACTCAAATCACGTGTGGACTAGTCCTTTTACAAGTTACAATTATCATGGCAAAGGAAATTTTGCAGGGATGGTAGATGTTGCAATTCTTGGAGCGACAGAAGTTGATGTCGATTTTAATGCAAATGTAGTTACTCACTCCGATGGCTATTTGTTGCACGGTATTGGTGGTTGGCAAAATTGTTTGTTTAGTAAGACGGTTATTTTACCTATTCCCTTGTTTCGAAATCGCATACCAGTTGTAAGAGATCGCGTTACAACTTTATGTGGACCCGGAGAATTAATTGATGTAATTGTTACTGAAAGAGGAATTGCAATAAATCCACTACGAAAGGATCTTTTAGAGAAAATCAAAGAAACAGATTTACCAATAAAGACAATTGATGAGCTGAAGGAAGAAGCTGAAATGATTTGTGGTAAAATGGATTCAATTCAGTTATCGGATGAAATTGTAGCTGCTATTAAATGGGTGGATGGAACATTGATTGATGTGGTAAGAAAAGTGAAGGCCTAA